The following are from one region of the Mycolicibacterium helvum genome:
- a CDS encoding FAD-dependent monooxygenase, with amino-acid sequence MRQSEDRAVVIAGGGPTGLMLAGELALAGVDVAVVERRPTQDVTGQRAGGLHSRTIEVLDQRGIAERFLSAGQALQVAGFAMIRLDISDFPTRHPYGLALWQNEIERLLADWVQELGVPIYGGLEVMSFIQSEAGVDVELSDGRSLRAQYLVGCDGGRSRVRKVAGIDFPGWDPTTSYLIAQVEVRDEPPFGIHRDAIGIHGLDRQNDDEPVRVMITEEQLGPSTEPTLDDLSRGLIAVYGTDFGIHSPTSIARFTDATRQAAAYRDGRILLAGDAAHIHHPAGGQGLNTGVQDAVNLGWKLAQVVNAGVPDTLLDTYHDERHPVAARVLQTTMAQVALMRTDDRTKALHDNVTELLSMDEPRNRYAARMSGLDIQYDLGDGHPLLGRRMPDLELHTAAGPVRVFTLLHDARPVLLRLDQPGIGDIAGWADRIRLVEADYDGSWELPVLGAVSAPSAVLIRPDGHVAWVGQGSAAGLIDALTRWFGPPVAPA; translated from the coding sequence ATGCGTCAAAGTGAAGATCGCGCCGTGGTGATCGCCGGAGGTGGGCCGACGGGCCTGATGCTGGCTGGTGAACTGGCTCTGGCCGGGGTTGACGTTGCCGTCGTCGAGCGCCGACCCACCCAGGACGTGACCGGGCAGCGGGCAGGTGGCCTGCACAGCCGCACCATCGAGGTACTCGATCAGCGCGGCATCGCCGAGCGATTCCTGTCGGCGGGTCAGGCGCTGCAGGTCGCCGGTTTCGCCATGATCCGGCTGGATATCAGCGACTTTCCCACCCGTCATCCCTACGGTCTTGCGTTGTGGCAGAACGAAATCGAGCGACTCCTCGCTGACTGGGTGCAAGAGCTGGGAGTGCCGATCTACGGCGGGCTGGAGGTGATGAGCTTTATCCAGAGCGAGGCGGGTGTGGATGTCGAGCTCTCCGATGGCCGGTCGTTGCGGGCCCAGTACCTGGTCGGTTGCGACGGTGGCCGCAGCCGAGTGCGCAAGGTTGCCGGTATCGACTTCCCTGGCTGGGACCCCACGACGAGTTATCTGATCGCCCAGGTCGAGGTGCGCGATGAACCGCCGTTCGGCATCCATCGCGACGCCATCGGGATCCACGGCCTCGACCGCCAGAACGATGACGAACCGGTTCGGGTCATGATCACCGAAGAGCAGCTGGGACCGTCCACTGAACCCACACTGGACGATCTGAGTCGGGGACTGATCGCGGTCTACGGCACAGACTTCGGAATACACAGTCCCACGTCGATTGCCAGGTTCACCGACGCGACGCGTCAGGCAGCGGCCTATCGGGACGGCCGGATCCTGTTGGCCGGCGATGCCGCTCACATCCACCACCCTGCGGGTGGGCAAGGCCTCAACACCGGTGTGCAGGATGCGGTGAACCTGGGCTGGAAATTGGCTCAGGTGGTCAATGCAGGTGTACCCGATACCTTGCTGGACACCTACCATGATGAACGACACCCGGTGGCCGCCCGCGTGTTGCAGACCACGATGGCGCAGGTCGCGCTTATGCGCACCGACGACCGCACAAAGGCCCTGCACGACAACGTCACTGAACTTCTGAGCATGGACGAACCCCGCAATCGGTACGCCGCACGGATGTCTGGCCTGGACATCCAGTACGACCTGGGCGACGGGCATCCGCTCCTGGGCCGGCGCATGCCGGATCTCGAATTGCACACGGCCGCTGGACCGGTGCGCGTTTTCACCCTCCTGCACGACGCGCGGCCGGTGCTCCTCCGCCTCGATCAACCGGGCATTGGCGATATCGCAGGCTGGGCGGATCGAATTCGGTTGGTAGAAGCCGACTACGACGGCAGCTGGGAGCTTCCGGTGCTCGGCGCGGTGAGCGCGCCCAGTGCCGTGCTGATCAGACCCGACGGTCATGTGGCATGGGTGGGCCAGGGTTCGGCAGCCGGGCTCATCGACGCGCTCACCAGGTGGTTTGGCCCGCCGGTCGCGCCCGCGTAA